A region of Pyxidicoccus parkwaysis DNA encodes the following proteins:
- a CDS encoding class I SAM-dependent RNA methyltransferase, protein MLPLPETPVELTIERLGQLGEGVASWQGRTVFIPGAFPGDTVRVHLETQGRVLRGLLRQVVKPGPDRREPPCPAAGDCGGCDWLGLNEPAQRTAKQEIVLSTLEHLGHLSRESFTVRPLLVAPRDWGYRRRAVLHPTGKGTLGYFGRRSHERVPVSECGALTPVLTALPGKLAPLLKPLAKDTEEVLLLAEGDKAAFAVNLTGPVTARHVEAAEAAVRTLRLEGAVLVPKEGSPRVLGKPALRSLSPLRPEVPLYLRPDAFAQAHAEANVGLVTSAIYELGAKDGDSVLELYSGNGNFTFPLAAGAASVLGVESSPVGVELAQRSAREGGVGNVRFIQGDARKACDGLVAEGKKFDVCLADPPRTGAPGLSKWMTALGVRRVVYVACDPASLARDAAGLVEAGYKPLALQVVDMFPQTHHVEAVMSFERNA, encoded by the coding sequence ATGCTGCCGTTACCTGAGACTCCCGTTGAACTGACGATTGAGCGCCTGGGCCAGCTCGGCGAGGGCGTGGCCTCCTGGCAGGGCCGCACCGTGTTCATCCCGGGCGCCTTTCCCGGCGACACCGTGCGCGTGCACCTCGAGACGCAGGGCCGCGTGTTGCGCGGGCTCTTGCGGCAGGTGGTGAAGCCGGGTCCGGACCGCCGCGAGCCTCCCTGTCCGGCGGCCGGCGACTGCGGCGGTTGTGACTGGCTGGGGCTGAACGAGCCTGCCCAGCGCACCGCGAAGCAGGAGATCGTCCTCTCCACCCTGGAGCACCTGGGCCACCTGTCGAGGGAGTCCTTCACCGTGCGGCCGCTGCTGGTGGCGCCGCGCGACTGGGGCTACCGGCGCCGCGCGGTGCTGCACCCGACGGGCAAGGGGACGCTGGGCTACTTCGGACGGCGCAGCCATGAGCGCGTCCCCGTGTCCGAGTGCGGCGCGCTGACGCCCGTGCTGACGGCGCTGCCGGGGAAGCTGGCCCCACTGCTCAAGCCGCTGGCGAAGGACACCGAGGAGGTGCTGCTGCTCGCCGAGGGCGACAAGGCCGCCTTCGCCGTGAATCTCACGGGGCCGGTGACGGCGCGGCACGTGGAGGCCGCCGAGGCCGCAGTGCGGACGCTGCGCCTGGAGGGCGCGGTGCTGGTGCCGAAGGAGGGCTCGCCGCGCGTGCTGGGCAAGCCGGCGCTGCGCTCGCTCTCACCGCTGCGGCCGGAGGTGCCGCTGTACCTGCGGCCGGATGCCTTCGCGCAGGCGCACGCGGAGGCCAACGTGGGGCTCGTCACCTCGGCCATCTATGAGCTGGGGGCGAAGGACGGCGACTCGGTGCTGGAGCTGTACTCGGGCAACGGCAACTTCACCTTCCCGCTGGCGGCGGGCGCGGCGTCGGTGCTGGGCGTGGAGTCCTCGCCGGTGGGCGTGGAGCTGGCCCAGCGCAGCGCGCGCGAGGGTGGGGTGGGCAACGTGCGCTTCATCCAGGGCGATGCGCGCAAGGCATGCGACGGGCTGGTGGCCGAGGGGAAGAAGTTCGACGTGTGCCTCGCGGACCCGCCGCGCACCGGAGCGCCCGGCCTGTCGAAGTGGATGACGGCCCTGGGCGTGCGCCGGGTGGTGTACGTGGCGTGCGACCCGGCCTCGCTCGCGCGCGACGCGGCCGGGCTGGTCGAGGCGGGCTACAAGCCCCTGGCCCTCCAGGTGGTGGACATGTTCCCCCAGACGCACCACGTGGAAGCCGTCATGTCCTTCGAGCGGAACGCCTGA
- a CDS encoding VWA domain-containing protein, which produces MDARIVEFAEVLRQNGVRVSTSEVQDALRATTEVGLKDRSLFRSVLRTTLVKRELDVDTFNRAFDFYFSGAAKTFEGIDKSLADQLKDEGYLEGDLLKMVIIQMAQLLPEMSPLAQAVLEGDRARLAQIFRMASLQLDLSQLESPLQAGFFSRRLLAGAGMEKARSDMKSLEDELRARGLAPEGIEIVSRHVAAAMRKIEDAARQEVKRQAEARIRRRTDTVQDKPLHLLTQAEVDQMESAVRTLAEKLRSRLIRKQRSYRRGALNVRRTLRRNMPWGGVPMVPQFRRRRPERPELVVLCDVSDSVRNASRMMLLFMHTLQSLFVRVRSFVFVSDVGEVTQYFKDLDVDEAIDMATAGKTVSLSANSNYGRALADFTRDHLGSITRRTTVMVIGDGRNNYNANNAWALKDLRRKAKRLLWICPEERGNWGIGDSEMLTYEKHCHQAVVVTSVSDLARIADQLVPA; this is translated from the coding sequence GTGGACGCCCGCATCGTCGAGTTCGCCGAAGTGCTCCGCCAGAACGGCGTGCGCGTCAGTACGTCCGAGGTCCAGGACGCGCTGCGCGCCACGACGGAGGTGGGGCTGAAGGACCGGAGCCTCTTCCGCTCGGTGCTCCGCACCACGCTGGTGAAGCGCGAGCTGGACGTGGACACCTTCAACCGCGCGTTCGACTTCTACTTCTCCGGCGCGGCGAAGACGTTCGAGGGCATCGACAAGTCGCTCGCGGACCAGCTCAAGGATGAGGGCTACCTGGAGGGCGACCTGCTGAAGATGGTCATCATCCAGATGGCCCAGCTCCTCCCGGAGATGTCGCCGCTGGCCCAGGCCGTCCTCGAAGGAGACCGCGCGCGGCTGGCTCAAATCTTCCGCATGGCCTCGCTCCAGCTCGACCTGTCGCAGCTGGAGAGCCCGCTCCAGGCCGGCTTCTTCTCGCGGCGCCTGCTGGCCGGCGCCGGCATGGAGAAGGCCCGCTCCGACATGAAGTCGCTGGAGGACGAGCTGCGCGCGCGCGGCCTCGCGCCCGAGGGCATCGAAATCGTCTCGCGCCATGTCGCCGCCGCGATGCGGAAGATTGAAGACGCCGCGCGCCAGGAGGTGAAGCGTCAGGCCGAGGCCCGCATCCGCCGCCGCACGGACACGGTGCAGGACAAGCCGCTGCACCTGCTGACGCAGGCGGAGGTGGACCAGATGGAGTCCGCCGTGCGCACGCTCGCGGAGAAGCTGCGCAGCCGGCTCATCCGCAAGCAGCGCTCGTACCGCCGGGGCGCGCTCAACGTCCGCCGCACCCTGCGCCGCAACATGCCGTGGGGTGGGGTGCCCATGGTCCCGCAGTTCCGTCGCCGCCGGCCGGAGCGCCCGGAGCTCGTGGTGCTGTGCGACGTGTCCGACTCGGTGCGGAACGCGTCGCGGATGATGCTCCTGTTCATGCACACGCTGCAGTCGCTCTTCGTGCGTGTGCGCTCGTTCGTCTTCGTGTCCGACGTGGGCGAGGTGACGCAGTACTTCAAGGACCTGGACGTGGACGAGGCCATCGACATGGCCACCGCGGGCAAGACGGTGTCCCTGAGCGCCAACTCCAACTACGGCCGCGCGCTGGCGGACTTCACCCGGGACCACCTGGGCAGCATCACCCGCCGCACCACGGTGATGGTGATTGGCGACGGGCGGAACAACTACAACGCGAACAACGCGTGGGCCCTGAAGGACCTGCGCCGTAAGGCGAAGCGCCTCCTGTGGATCTGCCCCGAGGAGCGGGGCAACTGGGGCATCGGCGACAGCGAGATGCTCACCTACGAGAAGCACTGCCATCAGGCCGTCGTCGTGACCTCCGTGTCGGACCTGGCGCGCATCGCGGACCAGCTCGTCCCGGCATAG
- a CDS encoding efflux RND transporter periplasmic adaptor subunit — MLVGIKAMQIGAMIDAGSSFVPPPEAVTSAKVEAVEWQAARGAVGSILAVRGVTLGAEMSGIVREIGFENGSVVKKGQVLLKLDTTSESAQLTGAEADAQLSQLTLARVKKLHEQGANTQSELESAQARSVQAEASATNLRAIISKKVIRAPFDGRIGIRQVELGQVISPGSPIASLQSVDPVYVEFLLPQQALLDARVGQKVRVHVDVFPGNTWEGELTTINPEVEVSTRNVRMRATVPNPDGRLLPGMFSNIEVLAEGKRNVVAIPATAVLFAPYGDSVFVIVDGKDMAGKPSLVAQQRFVRLGERRGDFVEVTSGLTAGETVANNGAFKLRNGATVLVNDALAPKPEAAPQPVDR; from the coding sequence GTGCTGGTCGGCATCAAGGCCATGCAGATTGGCGCGATGATTGATGCCGGCTCCTCCTTCGTCCCACCTCCGGAGGCCGTGACGTCGGCCAAGGTCGAAGCCGTCGAGTGGCAGGCAGCTCGCGGCGCAGTGGGCTCCATCCTCGCGGTGCGAGGCGTGACGCTCGGCGCGGAGATGTCGGGCATCGTCCGTGAAATCGGCTTCGAGAATGGCTCGGTGGTGAAGAAGGGCCAGGTGCTCCTCAAGCTCGACACCACGAGCGAGTCGGCCCAGTTGACCGGAGCCGAGGCGGACGCGCAGCTGTCCCAGCTCACGCTGGCCCGCGTCAAGAAGCTCCACGAGCAGGGCGCCAACACGCAGTCCGAGCTCGAGTCCGCGCAGGCCCGCTCCGTGCAGGCTGAGGCCTCGGCGACGAACCTGCGCGCCATCATCTCGAAGAAGGTCATCCGCGCGCCCTTCGACGGGCGCATCGGCATCCGGCAGGTGGAGCTGGGGCAGGTCATCTCCCCGGGCTCGCCCATCGCCTCGCTCCAGTCCGTGGACCCCGTCTACGTGGAGTTCCTGCTGCCGCAGCAGGCGCTGTTGGACGCGAGGGTGGGGCAGAAGGTCCGCGTCCACGTGGACGTGTTCCCGGGCAACACGTGGGAGGGCGAGCTGACGACCATCAACCCCGAGGTGGAGGTCTCCACCCGCAACGTGCGCATGCGCGCCACCGTGCCGAATCCGGATGGGCGCCTGCTGCCGGGCATGTTCTCCAACATCGAGGTGCTCGCCGAGGGCAAGCGGAACGTCGTGGCCATTCCGGCGACGGCGGTGCTCTTCGCTCCGTACGGTGACTCGGTGTTCGTCATCGTGGACGGCAAGGACATGGCCGGCAAGCCGAGCCTCGTGGCCCAGCAGCGCTTCGTCCGTTTGGGCGAGCGGCGCGGTGACTTCGTCGAGGTGACGTCCGGCCTGACGGCGGGCGAGACGGTTGCCAACAACGGTGCCTTCAAGCTGCGCAACGGCGCCACGGTCCTCGTCAACGACGCGCTGGCGCCAAAGCCCGAGGCCGCGCCGCAGCCGGTGGACCGCTAA